The Brassica oleracea var. oleracea cultivar TO1000 chromosome C7, BOL, whole genome shotgun sequence sequence TGTATCCATTCTTTGTCTTTCGTCTCTATCTTTCATTACACAAAAAGAAACAGTAGCATTCTGTCTCAGATTCTCCATTGATAGAAAAGGACTTGAGGGGAAAGGTTTTAAAATGCAATGAAGAATACGAAAATAAGACGGACTGCAGTTTCTGAAGGTATATAATGTCTGCTGATATAAGATACGACGGTAAAGCATAAATGAGAATCTGAGTTCCATTTGTTCTTCTCTGTGAACCCTTCCTGAGTATAGACACGTTATATTCAATCTAGTGACCACATTAGAGATGTCCTCATCTGATCTTGCTTACACCTGACCAGATGTTCAGTTCAGCTTGATTTCAAATGCCAATTCCTAACAAACTTCTTTGGTCACATCACTAACGCCCAACCACTACAAGAAAACAGCGGCATACTGAGGGAAAAAATCGTCGGTATATCGTCGGAATAACGTTATTCCGACGATATACCGACGATTTTTTCCCTCAGTATGCCGCTGTTTTCTTGTAGTGGTTGGGCGTTAGTGATGTGACCAAAGAAGTTTGTTAGGAATTGGCATTTGAAATCAAGCTGAACTGAACATCTGGTCAGGTGTAAGCAAGATCAGATGAGGACATCTCTAATGTGGTCACTAGATTGAATATAACGTGTCTATACTCAGGAAGGGTTCACAGAGAAGAACAAATGGAACTCAGATTCTCATTTATGCTTTACCGTCGTATCTTATATCAGCAGACATTATATACCTTCAGAAACTGCAGTCCGTCTTATTTTCGTATTCTTCATTGCATTTTAAAACCTTTCCCCTCAAGTCCTTTTCTATCAATGGAGAATCTGAGACAGAATGCTACTGTTTCTTTTTGTGTAATGAAAGATAGAGACGAAAGACAAAGAATGGATACATAGATTTGTAGAAGAAAGTGTCTGAGAACATCTTGCCGTTTATACACTCAAAAAACTCTACACAGTTTTGGCTTTACTTCAGTCTAGACCTCCACTCCATGATGGCTGTAAAAAGAGTATAGTTGGGCAAAAGGTCCTTGTTATTTAAGGGTGAATCAGTCATCGGCGACGTGTCGTGCTCCTCAAGCCACTTTTCTATCGCATGACGGTCATATGTGTATCCATCAGCTGCAACGCAAGGCTCGTTCATCACGTCCTGCATTGTATAGAACAAGCTCTCACAGTTTCATCACAAGTTCACAACCACTTCCAGCTTAGGCAATAAAAAACCACTACTAGTTACTTGACTTGCAAGTAACCAATAACAAAGAACGAAGATTATGTAGGGTTACCTTAAGTAAGGGGCAAAGGAAATGAGTTGGAGGCTGTGTTGGCACCCCGGAGATTGAATGTCTTGCCTTCTCACCTACTCTTTTCATGCTCTCAAGCGCCGGAAGAACCTGATCTCTTAAATCAGGCCTATCTTTCCCTCGTAGCTCTGTGCAACACAAAGCCAATGCTGTCAACTCACGGGTCTCTTCAACTGGCCAGTTACCCGCTTTCCGATCTAAGATCTTGAGAAACCCATCGTCACTATCCATTGCACTCTCAACAAAGTGTGTCAACGCCATAGGCGGTTTTGCCGTGAGAAGCTGAAGAAGTATTATTCCAAACGAATATACATCTGCCTTCGATGATATCATTCCCGTGCGTTGATACTCAGGATCCATATAACTTATCGTCCCTACAGGGCTTGTTTGTTTGTATATAGTGTACTTAGTTGATAAATGATCGACTTGAACCATCGTTGAGAGTCCAACGTCTCCAACTTTGCTGACAAAGTTGTGATCAAGTAAGATGTTTGCTGGTTTTAGATCACGGTGAATGATCGGTTTAGGCTTTGATTTGTGGAGGAAGACAAGAGCCGCTGCGACTTCCCAAGCGATCCTAATCCGCTCAAACCAGGGGAGTGGCGGAGTGTTGTTGACCTGGAATAGCCTGTCCTCCAAGTTACCGTTTTCCATGTACTCATAAACTAAAGCTCCTTGCTCCGGGCATGCTCCTAGAAGGAGAACCAAGTGCGGGTGCCGAATCTTACTCAAGATTTCGAGCTGCAAAGTATAGAAATCAGAGAGATCAATGTAGGTACCTAGAAAAGAAAAGACTTATATGCTAAAACCAGAGACATCTTCCATTAAGTATGGGCACCAATAGGGATAGGCATATAAACCAAGAAACAAAAACCGAACCAGAAAAACTTAACTCGCAAAGAACTAGTGTTCAAAAATATCCAAATAGAGTTTATACACCTAAATATAGAAATTATATTTAGTTTTAAAATTACCAGATATTTTTAATCCAAATATTTTAAAATTATTCGAATTACCCGAAAGAACCGAATTATTTCAATAGTTTTCTTTTATCCAAAATACTTAAATTTATCAAAATTATCCCAAAACCAAATTGAATCCAAAATTTTGTCACATATTAGTTGATTCCAAACTTGTAATTCAAATGAAACCGAGAACCAAAAAAATCACACCAAAACGAAATCGAATTTCATAAATAACTGAATGGCTCTTATATTCTTAAAACCTAAAAACCGAACTCATAGGCCTAGGCACCAACACAGAACCGGTACCTAAGCCTAGTTCCATAATCAATACCTCTTGTTGGAATTCTTTGGACAGACGACTTTCAGGGGAATGCAGAACTTTGACAGCTGCGGTTGTATGATGCATGTTACACTTGTAAACAGCTCCACAAGTTCCCATTCCGATCTTCATCTCCTCTGAGAAAGATGAAGTTGCAGCCACAATTTCTTCCCAAGTGAAGTGTTGATATTGCATCTGGGGAGTCCCAAGTGTGCCTTCAAGCTTCTCTTTCTCTTTAGAATCACGAATGGCTTTCCTCTCAGCTTCTCTTCTCTGTGCTATTTCTTTCTCCACTTTTTCTCTCATGCTCTCTACATCTCGCTTCGCCTTTTCAAAGTTCTGCTTTTCCTTTTCTGCCAACTCTTTAGCTTCGTACTCCTTTAGCTTTATCTCTTCAAGCTTTCTGGCTTCTTCTAACCGGCGTTGGTTAATCTCACCAAGCTGAAACAAATTTTAAAAATGAGCACAAGTTAATAGGTTTCATCAAATGAAAAGATATGTGAGACTATGTGAGCCTTACCTTTCGAGAAGCATCAAAGATTTCGGTTTGAGCAACGGCATACATTTCTTGAATGTGTCTAAGCTCAGCTTTCAACTTATCAACCTCAAAGCTTAGGTTTACCTGAACAAAAAACATGTTATTATTATTCCATTTCAAGTGTTTCAAAAAAAAAAAAAAAAAAATCCATTTCACAAGGTGGTAATCAAAATTAGAACTCCATTTTAATACCTGGTTACTTGTATAAGATTGTTCACTTATATTATCACACATGCTGGAAGCTTGTTGAGAAGAACGAGAGTGAGTGGCGTTCCCATATTCAAGGTTGCTAGAAGAAGAACTCATTGCCTTTTTTCTTTCCTCATTATCTCTCAACCCTGGAGTCGAAGGTGATTTAGTATCCATGCTGCTTTTATTGGTACGTGAAACATCCATAGACATGCACATGGTTACTTCCGAGCCAACAGAATTCGTTTCCATTTGAGCTGATGCTTGTCTTGCAGCAGTCGTTAAATGTTGCAATCTCCTTACCGGAAGGGATATAGAACTAGAGGAAGAGTCACGTGCACTTGAAGTTCCATCTGTTGATTCTAGAAGAGAAATGAGGGCAGAACAATTAGACCTACACACCATTTTTTGGTAGAGCATTATCACACAAATACATTGATGATGAGTCAATGACCTGAGATGGGACGGGAAGAACTGCTAGAGGTATCATCTCTTATACTTGCATTTGCGTCTAAGTATCCTGGCCGGACGCTTGACAATTTTCCTTTTGAAACAACAAAGACTGTACAAAAGTTTGGCATCAATGCTGATATGGCTGAGCACAGATCAACTCTCCTGGAATTTTCAAAGCAGATTCATTAGTAGAAAAAACAATAGGTTCAAAGCTAGCAGGTCACTGATCTGTAGTGTTTACCTTGAGAAAAATCTACGGGATGAGCTTCCAATGACAAGTCTTTCTGTTGAATTCCGAATAACTTCTTCAGCTATAGCGGCTGCCACATTATTTGACTCGATCACAAGAACTTCTACTGCAACCTTTAGTTCAAGGTAATTCATGAAAAATTTAGGTTTTGATCTTTAGTATACAAAGCAAAACATAAGATATCTTGTAATGGTATCAGAATTTAAGTTCAGGCTTATCATTAGCTTCCAACTTAGAACTAATTGGCGGTAAATAGATTGGTCTTCATTCATTAATTCTCTAACTACCAATGTGGACTTCATTCATTAACAGATACCAAAGACAATACCCTTCTCTTCTCGAACATTTTCTTGAAAGGTGTAAGCACTTGTTCAGACTGGCACAGTATTTCCTGTCTGTATGCAGTTACCACATCCTCTCGTACCTCGGAAATAGGGATTGTATTTCCCACTTAAGAAATTGACAACAGTTACAATAAAGTCTACACAAGAAGTCTGAAGTGCAAGAAAGAAACACAAGTAGGAGTCTAAGTTGGAGCTTTACTAGGTGTAGGTACACAAGTAATCCTTGGATGGATGTGAAGTAGCTTGAAGCCAACATTTCCTTCTGGACCAAATTTTTCGAGCGCCCATGTAACGACATATTTGCTTTTCCTGCTCCCACTAAGAGCCACGAAGACGGTACGAAACGAAGAAGGAGAAGGAGAAGGAGGAAGAAGGGCGAGATATTCCATTGAGCTACTCAATGTTTATCTTGTTGTTGCTTTTTACCCTGCACACTCTAAGCATTTCAGACATTGCGACACACAATGACGTAAAAAGGGTATACTGTTCATAAAACACGAACAAATAGACAAGATCTTGGGTTTAATAGTCAAATTGTCTCAGAGTCTAAATTGGAACGGATCAGAAAGCAACATCAAACAACCATAGAAGCTAAATATCTACTTTCCAAGAAAAATGTAAACTCTTAGAACATTGCAACTGCAGAGACTATGAAACATAAAGCAAGTCAATCTTAACCCAAATACTGAACCTACCTGGTGAATAAAGGATATGAGACTTTACTCGAAACCCAAGAGAGAAATGGATAGAAGAGAAAAGTTATGCTTGTTAATGAGGCACTGAACAAGAAAAGAGCAGCTGAAGAAGGAGAAGAAGAAGAACCAAGTTCGTGCTGGCAATCTCGGATACAATCAATGGCTTCTTATAATCACAGAATCTTTCTTATGTCAAAAACAATGGTTGGAAATAATAAGTCAAATGCCATGGATCACTCCTGGTATATACTCTTTTGTTCTCGCCAGAAATTTTATTATCATAG is a genomic window containing:
- the LOC106305136 gene encoding U-box domain-containing protein 35-like, translating into MQEQKLLCSSMEYLALLPPSPSPSSFRTVFVALSGSRKSKYVVTWALEKFGPEGNVGFKLLHIHPRITCVPTPMGNTIPISEVREDVVTAYRQEILCQSEQVLTPFKKMFEKRRVAVEVLVIESNNVAAAIAEEVIRNSTERLVIGSSSRRFFSRRVDLCSAISALMPNFCTVFVVSKGKLSSVRPGYLDANASIRDDTSSSSSRPISESTDGTSSARDSSSSSISLPVRRLQHLTTAARQASAQMETNSVGSEVTMCMSMDVSRTNKSSMDTKSPSTPGLRDNEERKKAMSSSSSNLEYGNATHSRSSQQASSMCDNISEQSYTSNQVNLSFEVDKLKAELRHIQEMYAVAQTEIFDASRKLGEINQRRLEEARKLEEIKLKEYEAKELAEKEKQNFEKAKRDVESMREKVEKEIAQRREAERKAIRDSKEKEKLEGTLGTPQMQYQHFTWEEIVAATSSFSEEMKIGMGTCGAVYKCNMHHTTAAVKVLHSPESRLSKEFQQELEILSKIRHPHLVLLLGACPEQGALVYEYMENGNLEDRLFQVNNTPPLPWFERIRIAWEVAAALVFLHKSKPKPIIHRDLKPANILLDHNFVSKVGDVGLSTMVQVDHLSTKYTIYKQTSPVGTISYMDPEYQRTGMISSKADVYSFGIILLQLLTAKPPMALTHFVESAMDSDDGFLKILDRKAGNWPVEETRELTALALCCTELRGKDRPDLRDQVLPALESMKRVGEKARHSISGVPTQPPTHFLCPLLKDVMNEPCVAADGYTYDRHAIEKWLEEHDTSPMTDSPLNNKDLLPNYTLFTAIMEWRSRLK